One window of the bacterium genome contains the following:
- a CDS encoding DUF971 domain-containing protein has product MLVHRQPDGERGLRLGLWTHRRLHVNEIGWTREPNARTWRSLVRDSARHADGPPRGCGAALLTRPAPGPTLKYVMPRRSMPTPAAVTQDAATRELVVTWTDGHVSRYAYRLLRQHCPCAMCVHEWTGARLLDPARVSADVYPKEIAQVGAYALRFTWSDGHATGIYTFTMLRGLCACDECARGRAPSAPPS; this is encoded by the coding sequence ATGCTCGTTCACCGTCAGCCGGACGGCGAACGCGGTCTCCGGTTGGGACTCTGGACTCATCGGCGCCTCCACGTGAATGAGATCGGATGGACTCGCGAACCGAACGCACGGACCTGGCGGTCCCTAGTGCGAGATTCGGCCCGCCACGCGGACGGTCCTCCGCGCGGGTGCGGCGCCGCGCTTTTGACACGCCCTGCGCCGGGTCCTACACTGAAATACGTCATGCCTCGCAGGTCGATGCCCACCCCGGCGGCGGTAACGCAGGATGCCGCAACTCGCGAGCTCGTCGTGACGTGGACCGACGGCCACGTGAGCCGGTACGCGTACCGACTGCTCCGCCAACACTGTCCGTGCGCGATGTGCGTGCACGAGTGGACGGGTGCACGCTTGCTGGACCCCGCGCGCGTCTCCGCGGACGTCTACCCGAAGGAAATCGCGCAAGTCGGCGCGTACGCGCTCCGGTTCACCTGGTCGGACGGACACGCCACGGGGATCTACACCTTCACGATGCTGCGCGGGCTGTGCGCGTGCGACGAGTGCGCACGCGGCCGCGCACCGTCTGCGCCCCCGTCCTGA
- a CDS encoding (2Fe-2S)-binding protein, translating into MSPESQPETAFAVRLTVNEHPEEVRVSPRRTLLAALREDLHLTGTKEGCGVGTCGACTVLVDGKPVLSCMMLAVQADGRTVETVEGLARDGTLDPLQQAFIAQDAFQCGFCTPGQIMALRGLLRRRPQASSEEIRHALDGNVCRCGAYLRIQAAALEVARSAEARRRR; encoded by the coding sequence ATGAGTCCAGAGTCCCAACCGGAGACCGCGTTCGCCGTCCGGCTGACGGTGAACGAGCATCCCGAGGAGGTGCGGGTGTCGCCGCGGCGCACGCTGCTCGCGGCGCTGCGCGAAGACCTGCACCTGACGGGTACGAAAGAGGGATGCGGGGTCGGGACCTGCGGCGCCTGCACCGTGCTCGTGGACGGGAAACCGGTGTTGTCGTGCATGATGCTGGCCGTGCAGGCCGACGGCCGCACGGTCGAGACCGTGGAGGGTCTTGCCCGGGACGGTACCCTGGACCCGCTGCAGCAGGCGTTCATCGCGCAGGACGCGTTCCAATGCGGGTTCTGCACGCCGGGACAGATCATGGCCCTGCGCGGGTTGCTCCGGCGAAGACCGCAGGCGTCCTCCGAGGAGATCCGGCACGCGCTCGACGGCAACGTCTGCCGGTGCGGCGCGTATCTCCGGATCCAGGCCGCCGCGCTCGAGGTCGCGAGGTCCGCGGAAGCCCGCCGGCGCCGCTGA
- a CDS encoding xanthine dehydrogenase family protein molybdopterin-binding subunit, with translation MPRIIKQKIEFEGRIEERDVVIEGDDLPVWQASESFTVIGTSVPRVDGAERVGGRARYTADLYPPGLLHGAVLRSPHAHARIARFDASAAERAPGVRLVLSAANAPKIPWYNGKSWLFDTELRYAGDEVAVVVADTPAQARDALDLIEVEYGVLPHVIDIDSALRPDAVQVHADGNVLDGPERYERGDVELGFSQADVTVELRADTPDVLHHSMETHGSVAHWNGESLTIWDSTQHIFGVRRQVAGALKIPLDRVRVVSPFMGGGFGSKNGAGKYTIVAAIASRQLGRPVRLMFTRAEESQAAGKRPQSLQRIRLGAKRDGTLTAIDYWGASNLGAYRSIGSPLAGPIKELYACPNVRTEVLNVFTHIAPCAAFRAPGFVEATVALDSAMELLADTLGVDPLALRRRNYADTDQVIGRGYSSKFLRDAYDLAAKAAGWDRRSPTPPAPVTGHGKRRGFGMASQIWGGAGSPPAYAEMRLNADGTAEVRIGTQEIGTGAKTALVQIAAEVLTLPVDRVTVSLGDTDFPYSPLSAGSQTITSCGPAVRMAADEVRRHLVDAAASLLEAAPNDIRLEAGRLFVAGVPERGMTVAEVTGRMGNFTLHGRGFRGPNPDGVTIRTFGVQIAEVEVDLDTGEVTVLRIVACHDVGRVINPQLYASQIEGGVIQGLGMALREEHVTDIDSGTVMDLGFDSYAVPRSSVIPEIVSLAVDKPDLIANNLGAKGVGEPPIIPTPAAIANAVANAIGARVTSLPITPAKVIKALGRLP, from the coding sequence ATGCCGCGGATCATCAAGCAGAAGATCGAGTTCGAAGGACGCATCGAGGAGCGCGACGTCGTGATCGAGGGCGACGACCTGCCCGTGTGGCAGGCGAGCGAGTCGTTCACGGTCATCGGCACGTCCGTGCCCCGCGTGGACGGCGCGGAGCGGGTGGGCGGCCGGGCCCGCTACACCGCGGACCTGTATCCGCCGGGGTTGCTCCACGGCGCAGTGTTGCGGAGCCCCCACGCGCACGCCCGGATCGCCCGGTTCGACGCGTCGGCCGCGGAGCGGGCGCCCGGGGTACGACTCGTACTGTCGGCCGCCAACGCGCCGAAGATCCCCTGGTACAACGGCAAGAGTTGGTTGTTCGACACGGAGCTGCGCTACGCCGGCGACGAGGTCGCGGTGGTCGTGGCCGACACGCCGGCGCAGGCCCGTGACGCGCTCGACCTGATCGAGGTCGAGTACGGGGTGCTGCCGCACGTGATCGACATCGACTCGGCGCTCCGCCCGGACGCCGTGCAGGTGCACGCCGACGGCAACGTGCTCGATGGCCCCGAACGCTACGAGCGCGGTGACGTCGAGTTGGGGTTCAGCCAGGCGGACGTGACGGTGGAGTTGCGGGCTGATACCCCGGACGTCCTGCACCACAGCATGGAGACCCACGGATCGGTCGCGCACTGGAACGGCGAGTCGCTCACGATCTGGGACTCGACGCAACACATCTTCGGCGTGCGGCGTCAGGTCGCGGGCGCGCTCAAGATCCCGCTCGATCGCGTCCGCGTCGTGAGCCCGTTCATGGGCGGCGGGTTCGGCAGCAAAAACGGCGCCGGGAAGTACACGATCGTCGCGGCGATTGCGTCGCGGCAGCTCGGTCGGCCGGTCAGGCTCATGTTCACGCGCGCAGAAGAGAGCCAGGCGGCCGGGAAGCGCCCGCAGAGCTTGCAGCGCATCCGGCTCGGCGCGAAGCGGGACGGCACCCTCACCGCGATCGACTACTGGGGCGCGTCGAACCTCGGCGCCTACCGGTCGATCGGGTCGCCGCTCGCCGGGCCGATCAAAGAGCTGTACGCCTGCCCGAACGTGCGCACCGAAGTGTTGAACGTGTTCACTCACATCGCCCCGTGCGCGGCGTTTCGGGCCCCCGGGTTCGTGGAGGCCACGGTCGCGCTCGACAGCGCGATGGAGTTGCTGGCGGACACGCTCGGGGTGGACCCCCTCGCGCTGCGCCGCCGCAACTACGCGGACACGGACCAGGTGATCGGACGTGGCTATTCCAGCAAGTTCCTGCGGGACGCGTACGACCTCGCCGCCAAGGCCGCGGGCTGGGACCGCCGCTCCCCCACCCCGCCGGCTCCGGTCACGGGACACGGGAAGCGTCGCGGGTTCGGGATGGCTAGCCAGATCTGGGGCGGCGCCGGTTCTCCGCCGGCATACGCCGAGATGCGGCTGAACGCCGACGGCACGGCGGAGGTGCGCATCGGTACCCAGGAGATCGGCACGGGCGCGAAGACGGCGCTCGTGCAGATCGCCGCCGAAGTGTTGACCCTGCCGGTGGACCGTGTGACCGTCTCGCTGGGCGACACCGATTTCCCGTACAGCCCGCTCTCCGCCGGCAGCCAGACGATCACGTCCTGCGGCCCCGCGGTGCGGATGGCCGCGGATGAGGTGCGACGCCACCTGGTCGACGCGGCGGCCTCGCTGCTCGAGGCCGCGCCGAACGACATCCGGCTCGAGGCCGGGCGTTTATTCGTCGCGGGCGTGCCCGAACGCGGGATGACGGTGGCCGAGGTCACCGGCCGCATGGGCAACTTCACGCTGCATGGACGGGGGTTCCGCGGGCCGAACCCCGACGGCGTCACGATCCGTACCTTCGGTGTGCAGATCGCCGAGGTCGAAGTGGACCTCGATACCGGCGAGGTGACCGTCCTGCGCATCGTGGCCTGCCACGACGTGGGCCGGGTCATCAACCCGCAGTTGTACGCGAGCCAGATCGAAGGCGGCGTGATCCAAGGGCTCGGCATGGCGCTCCGCGAGGAACACGTGACCGACATCGACAGCGGGACGGTGATGGACCTCGGGTTCGACAGTTACGCGGTGCCGCGCTCGTCGGTGATCCCGGAGATCGTCTCGCTCGCGGTGGACAAGCCCGACCTGATCGCCAACAACCTGGGCGCGAAGGGGGTCGGCGAGCCGCCGATCATCCCGACCCCGGCGGCGATCGCGAACGCGGTCGCGAACGCCATCGGCGCCCGCGTGACCTCGTTGCCGATTACGCCGGCGAAGGTGATCAAGGCGCTCGGACGTCTCCCATGA
- a CDS encoding PhzF family phenazine biosynthesis protein: protein MSGRYRYEICDVFTDTPLAGNPLAVFVDAREIPEARLRPLAREVNYSETVFAYPPGAGGHARIRIFTPTHELPFAGHPVLGSACVLAAHLGAAAIGGDTIRLETGRGVVPVRLRRDGDRVTFGWMSQPLPTIAPFGDAASVLAAVGVTRSALPVEAYDNGIKHLYVALDSEDAVACVVPDLSALARVVPEHGVSCFAGAGRHWKTRMFAPGHGVAEDPATGSAAGPLAVHLCRHGRVAFGEEIEITQGVEITRPSKLHARISGTAAALTSVEVGGAAVIVGSGEFRV, encoded by the coding sequence GTGAGCGGGCGCTATCGGTACGAGATCTGCGACGTGTTCACGGACACCCCGCTCGCCGGGAACCCGCTCGCCGTATTCGTGGACGCACGCGAGATTCCGGAGGCGCGCCTGCGGCCGCTCGCCCGGGAGGTCAACTATTCCGAGACCGTGTTCGCCTACCCGCCCGGCGCGGGAGGCCATGCGCGGATCCGGATCTTCACGCCCACGCACGAGCTGCCGTTCGCCGGCCATCCGGTGCTCGGATCGGCGTGCGTGTTGGCCGCGCACCTCGGCGCGGCGGCGATCGGTGGCGACACGATCCGGCTCGAGACCGGACGTGGCGTCGTCCCCGTGCGGCTCCGCCGGGACGGGGATCGCGTCACGTTCGGATGGATGAGCCAACCCCTCCCGACCATCGCTCCGTTTGGAGACGCGGCGTCCGTGCTCGCCGCCGTCGGGGTGACCCGCTCGGCGTTGCCGGTCGAGGCCTATGACAACGGGATCAAGCACCTCTACGTTGCGCTGGACTCCGAGGATGCGGTCGCTTGTGTGGTGCCGGATCTGTCCGCGCTGGCGAGAGTCGTGCCGGAGCACGGCGTGAGCTGTTTCGCCGGTGCGGGACGGCACTGGAAGACGCGGATGTTCGCTCCGGGCCACGGCGTGGCCGAAGACCCCGCCACCGGGTCGGCGGCGGGCCCGCTCGCCGTACACCTGTGCCGGCACGGGCGCGTGGCGTTCGGCGAGGAGATCGAGATCACGCAGGGTGTCGAGATCACACGGCCGTCCAAACTGCACGCGCGCATCTCCGGGACCGCCGCCGCGCTCACGTCGGTTGAGGTGGGCGGCGCCGCCGTGATCGTGGGATCGGGGGAGTTCCGGGTGTAG
- a CDS encoding O-antigen ligase family protein: MSRGGPGGAPPRLHAALGEVLDWAILAATVALLGWAVFGGLTFMPSAGFLEHRVPLLAFERAALAIGGVSVFRRLLGGRALPGAPLWGLAAAATLGILSLAHTTFLYGSREEIFFHTSLLVLVLAALMALNDRVKTHVFLGGLVAIALGEAVIGLGQYVSGVPTPAYWLSRSFAELIRTRAYGTLASPNLLAAFLVLGIAGTAVLTVSLPWAWRPLPAAALAAEVLGLIVTYSRGGYVGLGVFIVVAAVLFWPVRRRAWPVLLLIVLVAGLAVVRLPSVGARAQSIAPDQEDTGTSRLYIWHTALAMWRAHPTWGTGLGTFNAVYSAYRVPDVLETYAMINVPGSAHDDYLQVLVTTGKVGSGLLALVVLWGIWRGTRRYVRGGVQERAWLAGWAAGMAGLATVSIVDESLFVVTNLALLLLLAAVVAAHTSLVDRPAVRLWQRLFVLPLIAVVLCLPPLLAPPVEATSLHDEAVQQVKTGEFIEAVRTFETAMAADPLDGVTPAYFGDLLADLYVRRLDNPMGPWGTMRDRATELYLYASRLSPWDAYPRAELGRLEHAEKHEAAAAAALEDAVRLDPYTARYRLWLAEADLAAGDRDRATAQLGEAVRLYDVELLTIEHHDGRGARYDASAAQLAEAERLLTLISTGH, encoded by the coding sequence GTGAGCAGGGGCGGCCCCGGCGGCGCGCCGCCGCGGCTGCACGCGGCGCTCGGCGAGGTGCTCGACTGGGCGATCCTCGCCGCCACCGTGGCGCTGCTCGGATGGGCGGTGTTCGGCGGGCTTACGTTCATGCCGTCGGCCGGGTTCCTCGAACACCGGGTGCCGCTGCTGGCGTTCGAACGAGCGGCGCTGGCGATCGGCGGCGTGTCCGTGTTCCGCCGGCTGCTGGGGGGCCGGGCGCTGCCCGGCGCCCCGCTGTGGGGCCTCGCGGCCGCGGCGACGTTGGGGATCCTGTCGCTCGCGCACACTACGTTCCTGTACGGGTCCCGCGAGGAGATCTTCTTCCATACCTCGCTGCTCGTGCTCGTGCTGGCGGCCCTCATGGCCCTGAACGACCGGGTCAAGACCCACGTATTCCTCGGCGGTCTCGTGGCGATCGCCCTCGGCGAGGCGGTGATCGGGCTGGGTCAGTACGTGAGCGGGGTGCCCACCCCCGCGTACTGGCTCAGCCGCTCGTTCGCCGAACTCATCCGGACGCGCGCGTACGGGACGCTCGCGAGCCCGAACCTGCTCGCGGCGTTCCTCGTGCTGGGCATCGCCGGCACCGCCGTGCTGACGGTGTCCCTCCCGTGGGCATGGCGCCCGCTGCCGGCCGCCGCGCTCGCGGCCGAGGTGCTCGGCCTGATCGTCACCTATTCCCGCGGAGGTTACGTGGGCCTCGGCGTGTTCATCGTGGTCGCCGCCGTGCTCTTCTGGCCGGTCCGGCGGCGCGCGTGGCCCGTGCTGCTGTTGATCGTGCTTGTCGCCGGGCTCGCGGTCGTCAGGCTCCCGAGCGTCGGGGCCCGGGCCCAGAGCATCGCCCCGGACCAGGAGGACACGGGGACCAGCCGGCTCTACATCTGGCACACCGCCCTCGCGATGTGGCGGGCGCACCCGACGTGGGGTACGGGGCTGGGCACGTTCAACGCCGTGTACTCGGCGTACCGCGTCCCGGACGTGCTGGAGACGTACGCGATGATCAACGTGCCGGGCTCGGCGCACGACGACTACCTGCAGGTCCTCGTCACGACCGGGAAGGTGGGGAGCGGGCTGCTTGCGCTCGTGGTGTTGTGGGGGATCTGGCGCGGCACCCGCCGCTATGTGCGCGGCGGAGTCCAGGAGCGCGCGTGGCTGGCCGGGTGGGCCGCGGGAATGGCGGGCCTCGCCACCGTCAGCATCGTGGACGAGAGCCTCTTCGTCGTCACGAACCTCGCGCTGCTGCTCCTGCTTGCGGCGGTGGTCGCCGCGCATACGTCCCTCGTCGACCGTCCGGCCGTGCGCCTCTGGCAGCGGCTGTTCGTGCTCCCGCTCATCGCCGTGGTGCTCTGCCTGCCGCCGCTCCTCGCGCCGCCGGTCGAGGCAACCTCGCTGCACGACGAGGCGGTGCAGCAAGTCAAAACCGGAGAGTTCATCGAGGCGGTGCGCACGTTCGAGACGGCCATGGCCGCGGATCCGCTCGACGGCGTCACGCCGGCGTACTTCGGCGACCTGCTGGCCGATCTGTACGTCCGCCGGCTCGACAACCCGATGGGCCCGTGGGGGACGATGCGGGACCGGGCGACCGAGCTCTACCTGTACGCGAGCCGGCTCAGTCCCTGGGACGCCTATCCGCGCGCGGAACTGGGAAGGCTCGAGCACGCGGAGAAGCACGAGGCGGCCGCGGCGGCGGCGCTCGAGGACGCGGTCCGCCTCGACCCGTACACGGCCCGCTACCGGCTGTGGCTCGCCGAAGCAGATCTGGCCGCCGGGGACCGCGACCGCGCGACTGCGCAACTGGGGGAGGCGGTACGCCTGTACGACGTCGAGTTGCTCACGATCGAACACCACGACGGACGTGGTGCCAGGTACGACGCATCCGCGGCGCAGCTGGCAGAAGCGGAGCGCCTCCTCACACTGATCAGCACCGGACACTAG